One Pseudonocardia abyssalis DNA segment encodes these proteins:
- a CDS encoding DNA polymerase IV: MDRWVLHLDMDAFFASAEQLTRPTLAGRPVLVGGLGPRSVVAGASYESRVFGVRSAMPMGQARRRCPHAVTVPPRFVLYQALSEQVMGVLAEAAPVLEPVSVDEAYLEPPVLAGAGADVVERFAVDLRAAVRAATGLPASVGAGTGKQLAKIASELAKPDGFRVVTPEEQQEVLAPLPVRALSGVGPVAETGLHRLGIRTVGAIAAMDLRELTGLLGTAIGTELHRLARGVDERPVAPRGAAKQVSAETTFDADLTAMRAVHEAVARITESAHRRLVASGRAARTVTVKVRSADFTTHTRSETAAIGSTDLGALTATAQKLARTAVPEGGVRLIGVSLAGLGDDPPPALFEPPRAVDVLDSGETAADEPEETAEADRPWRPGDDVRHDEHGHGWVQGAGHGRVTVRFETRTTGPGRARTFPADDPALTRTDPLGSLA, encoded by the coding sequence GTGGACCGCTGGGTGCTGCACCTGGACATGGACGCCTTCTTCGCCTCCGCCGAGCAGCTCACCCGCCCCACGCTGGCCGGGCGGCCGGTGCTTGTCGGGGGTCTGGGACCGAGGTCGGTGGTCGCCGGGGCGAGCTACGAGTCGCGCGTGTTCGGCGTCCGCTCGGCCATGCCGATGGGCCAGGCCAGGCGCCGCTGCCCGCACGCGGTGACGGTCCCGCCGCGGTTCGTGCTCTACCAGGCACTCTCCGAGCAGGTCATGGGCGTGCTCGCGGAGGCGGCCCCGGTGCTGGAGCCGGTGTCGGTCGATGAGGCGTACCTGGAGCCTCCCGTCCTCGCGGGGGCCGGGGCCGACGTCGTCGAGCGGTTCGCGGTCGACCTGCGCGCCGCGGTGCGTGCGGCGACCGGGCTGCCCGCGTCGGTCGGGGCGGGGACGGGCAAGCAGCTCGCGAAGATCGCCTCGGAGCTCGCGAAGCCGGACGGGTTCCGCGTCGTCACCCCCGAGGAGCAGCAGGAGGTGCTCGCGCCGCTGCCGGTGCGCGCGCTGTCCGGTGTGGGCCCCGTCGCGGAGACGGGCCTGCACCGGTTGGGCATCCGCACGGTCGGCGCGATCGCGGCGATGGACCTGCGCGAGCTGACGGGGCTGCTCGGCACCGCGATCGGCACGGAGTTGCACCGCCTGGCCCGGGGCGTCGACGAGCGGCCGGTCGCGCCGCGCGGTGCGGCGAAGCAGGTGAGCGCGGAGACGACGTTCGACGCCGACCTCACCGCGATGCGCGCGGTCCACGAGGCCGTCGCGCGGATCACCGAGTCGGCGCACCGCAGGCTCGTGGCGTCCGGGCGGGCCGCGCGGACCGTCACGGTCAAGGTCCGCAGCGCCGACTTCACCACCCACACCCGCTCGGAGACCGCAGCCATCGGCAGCACCGACCTCGGCGCGCTCACCGCGACCGCCCAGAAGCTCGCGCGGACCGCGGTGCCCGAGGGCGGCGTCCGGCTGATCGGGGTGTCACTGGCCGGGCTGGGCGACGACCCGCCGCCCGCGCTGTTCGAGCCACCCCGCGCCGTCGACGTGCTCGACTCCGGCGAGACCGCCGCCGACGAGCCGGAGGAGACGGCCGAGGCCGACCGGCCGTGGCGCCCCGGCGACGACGTCCGCCACGACGAGCACGGCCACGGGTGGGTGCAGGGCGCCGGGCACGGGCGCGTCACCGTCCGCTTCGAGACCCGCACGACGGGGCCCGGTCGCGCGCGCACCTTCCCGGCCGACGACCCGGCCCTGACCCGAACCGACCCGCTCGGCAGCCTGGCCTGA
- the cobT gene encoding nicotinate-nucleotide--dimethylbenzimidazole phosphoribosyltransferase, producing the protein MTLLDATLAAITPPAAAARAEAADRLDRMTKPAGSLGRIEDLAVTLSGIAGACPPPLPDPAVVVVCAGDHGVHAQGVTPWPQEVTAQMVANFAAGGAVVNAFARAADVQVRVLDVGVAAPLPALDGVLARRVADGTADLAVGPALTRGQVVAAIEAGIAAVPEHGCVLTGDMGIANTTAAALLICAFTGADPEQATGRGTGIDDATLARKTAVVRDALALHHPDPADPIGVLAAFGGLEHAAIAGLVLGAAARRIPVLLDGVSTGAAALVAAALAPQAVAYCVAGHRSAEPGHRLALGHLGLDPLLDLGLRLGEGTGAVLALPLLRAAVRALHDVATFGDASVTDAAREQV; encoded by the coding sequence GTGACCCTGCTCGACGCGACCCTCGCCGCGATCACCCCGCCCGCCGCCGCCGCGCGCGCCGAGGCCGCCGACCGCCTCGACCGCATGACCAAGCCCGCCGGCTCGCTCGGCCGCATCGAAGACCTCGCGGTCACGCTCTCCGGCATCGCCGGCGCCTGCCCGCCGCCGCTGCCGGACCCGGCGGTCGTCGTGGTCTGCGCCGGTGACCACGGCGTCCACGCGCAGGGCGTCACGCCGTGGCCGCAGGAGGTGACGGCGCAGATGGTCGCGAACTTCGCCGCCGGTGGTGCCGTCGTCAACGCGTTCGCCCGGGCGGCGGACGTGCAGGTGCGGGTACTCGACGTCGGAGTGGCCGCACCGCTGCCCGCCCTCGACGGCGTGCTCGCCCGCCGCGTCGCCGACGGCACCGCCGACCTCGCGGTCGGCCCGGCGCTGACGCGCGGGCAGGTCGTCGCCGCGATCGAGGCCGGGATCGCCGCGGTGCCGGAGCACGGGTGTGTCCTCACCGGTGACATGGGCATCGCCAACACCACCGCCGCCGCGCTGCTGATCTGTGCGTTCACCGGGGCCGACCCCGAGCAGGCGACGGGTCGTGGCACCGGCATCGACGATGCCACGCTGGCCCGCAAGACCGCCGTCGTCCGCGACGCGCTGGCCCTGCACCACCCCGACCCGGCCGACCCGATCGGCGTCCTCGCGGCGTTCGGCGGGCTGGAGCACGCGGCGATCGCCGGGCTCGTCCTCGGCGCGGCGGCCCGGCGGATCCCGGTCCTCCTCGACGGCGTCAGCACCGGCGCGGCGGCCCTCGTCGCGGCCGCGCTCGCTCCGCAGGCGGTGGCGTACTGCGTCGCCGGACACCGCTCCGCCGAGCCCGGGCACCGCCTCGCCCTCGGTCACCTCGGTCTCGACCCGTTGCTCGACCTCGGCCTGCGCCTGGGCGAGGGCACCGGTGCGGTGCTGGCGCTGCCCCTGCTCCGAGCGGCCGTCCGGGCCCTGCACGACGTCGCGACCTTCGGCGACGCCAGCGTCACCGACGCGGCCCGGGAACAGGTGTAA
- the cobI gene encoding precorrin-2 C(20)-methyltransferase, with product MSTLVGVGVGPGDPDLVTVKAANLLAKADVVFVPVADTLETGRAEQTVLFYAEAWRIERVVFALHDREHTARREQAWDAAAEQVARWFAEHPGGTAAFATIGDPCVYSTFTYLAATVRDLVGEVAVELIPGITAMQDLAARSGTPLVEGKETLSLFPMTAGADLFREALTRGDSVVAYKFGRRLPETLAVLRETGRLDGAVYGAGLGLADEDVRPAADLDPDEPGPYLSTLIVPPARTGRGGAL from the coding sequence ATGAGCACGCTCGTGGGAGTGGGCGTCGGCCCCGGCGACCCGGACCTCGTCACGGTCAAGGCCGCGAACCTGCTGGCCAAGGCCGACGTCGTGTTCGTGCCCGTCGCCGACACGCTGGAGACGGGCCGCGCCGAGCAGACCGTCCTGTTCTACGCCGAGGCGTGGCGCATCGAGCGCGTGGTGTTCGCGCTGCACGACCGCGAACACACCGCCCGCCGCGAGCAGGCCTGGGACGCCGCGGCCGAGCAGGTGGCGCGCTGGTTCGCCGAGCACCCCGGCGGCACGGCGGCCTTCGCCACGATCGGCGACCCCTGTGTCTACTCGACCTTCACCTACCTCGCCGCCACCGTCCGCGACCTCGTCGGCGAGGTGGCGGTCGAGCTGATCCCCGGCATCACCGCCATGCAGGACCTCGCCGCCCGCAGCGGCACCCCGCTCGTCGAGGGGAAGGAGACGCTGTCGCTGTTCCCGATGACGGCGGGTGCCGACCTGTTCCGCGAGGCACTGACCCGCGGCGACTCCGTGGTGGCCTACAAGTTCGGGCGCAGGCTCCCCGAGACCCTCGCGGTCCTGCGTGAGACCGGCCGCCTCGACGGAGCGGTGTACGGCGCGGGACTCGGCCTCGCCGACGAGGACGTGCGCCCGGCCGCGGACCTGGACCCGGACGAACCGGGCCCGTACCTGTCGACCCTGATCGTGCCCCCCGCCCGCACCGGCCGCGGAGGCGCGCTGTGA